The proteins below come from a single Gemmatimonadota bacterium genomic window:
- a CDS encoding cupin domain-containing protein, which translates to MTVSPTSTPTAFTLAAHEGRTAAPLNVVGEETLVKVSAADTDGALALFHLVAPPMSGPPLHVHSREDEAFYVLTGELVFEIDGVRETVGAGGTVFLKRGVMHRYQNFTDRDASLLIAVTPAGFQDFFVELAAATPPEGGIPPMDVLQAIDACYGITTLGPPMFE; encoded by the coding sequence ATGACGGTTAGCCCTACCTCCACACCCACCGCCTTCACCCTCGCGGCACACGAAGGGCGCACGGCTGCACCGCTCAACGTGGTCGGCGAGGAGACGCTCGTGAAGGTGTCGGCGGCCGACACGGACGGTGCACTCGCTCTCTTCCACCTGGTGGCGCCCCCGATGTCGGGGCCACCGCTGCACGTGCACTCGCGCGAGGACGAAGCCTTCTACGTTCTGACGGGTGAACTCGTCTTCGAGATCGACGGGGTGCGCGAGACGGTGGGTGCGGGGGGGACGGTCTTCCTCAAGCGTGGCGTCATGCATCGCTACCAGAACTTCACCGATCGCGACGCGTCGCTCCTGATCGCGGTGACGCCGGCGGGCTTCCAGGACTTCTTCGTGGAATTGGCGGCGGCCACCCCGCCCGAGGGGGGCATTCCTCCCATGGACGTGCTGCAGGCGATCGACGCCTGCTACGGCATCACTACGTTAGGCCCCCCCATGTTCGAGTAG
- a CDS encoding TetR/AcrR family transcriptional regulator, with the protein MQGDPVLTAAERQRATTRALILDAAFALLREAPGETFSHESVAERAGISARTVYRHFLTRRDLTAALWERLREETGTRWPQTEREITSSLRRTFRQFEQYAELTRSAIAAAANTDYPVHGSAEGRAAFRRSLAELLDAMSEAEGDRLVGACVAIYSAPFWQMLRDRGLLSAKDAEEAAVTSMQSLITAAQAQVAGTSTRTGARR; encoded by the coding sequence ATGCAGGGGGACCCCGTACTCACCGCAGCCGAACGTCAGCGCGCCACCACGCGCGCGCTGATCCTCGACGCGGCCTTCGCGCTCCTGCGCGAAGCGCCCGGTGAGACGTTCTCGCACGAATCGGTCGCCGAGCGCGCCGGGATCTCGGCGCGCACCGTCTATCGGCACTTCCTCACGCGACGCGACCTCACGGCGGCGCTATGGGAACGGTTGCGCGAAGAGACGGGGACGCGCTGGCCGCAGACCGAACGGGAGATCACCTCGTCGCTGCGCCGCACCTTTCGGCAGTTTGAGCAGTACGCCGAGCTCACACGCTCGGCGATCGCGGCGGCGGCCAACACCGACTATCCGGTGCACGGATCGGCTGAAGGGCGTGCGGCGTTCCGGCGCAGCTTGGCCGAGCTGCTGGATGCGATGAGCGAGGCGGAGGGGGATCGCCTCGTGGGGGCGTGCGTCGCGATCTACAGCGCCCCGTTCTGGCAGATGCTGCGCGACCGCGGGCTGCTGTCGGCGAAGGATGCCGAAGAAGCGGCGGTGACGAGCATGCAGTCCCTCATAACCGCGGCGCAGGCGCAGGTCGCGGGGACATCCACTCGGACGGGAGCACGACGATGA